Proteins co-encoded in one Vidua macroura isolate BioBank_ID:100142 chromosome 13, ASM2450914v1, whole genome shotgun sequence genomic window:
- the LOC128813868 gene encoding histone-lysine N-methyltransferase SETMAR produces MADLSGGSEAVAVALWPPGEAPPAFQYSPDSVAGADGELDPTEVTFPGCSCRSSSCAAAECPCLSRGHNCSSPRLGLPEQHEQPFSRPVFECNSLCCCGEGCQNRLVQRGLQLRLQVFRTQRKGWGVRALEPVPRGSFVCEYAGEVLGFAEAQRRIQAQSPQEPNYIIAVREHLHDGRVMETFVDPTRIGNVGRFLNHSCEPNLFMVPVRVDSMVPKLALFAAADISAGEELSYDYSGRFHNSPGASREHKPLEEENSLRKPCYCGSRTCASFLPWDSSLFSTPASSP; encoded by the exons ATGGCGGATCTGAGCGGCGGCAGCGAGGCCGTGGCCGTGGCGCTGTGGCCGCCCGGGGAGGCCCCGCCGGCCTTCCAG TACAGCCCCGACAGCGTGGCCGGAGCCGACGGAGAGCTGGACCCCACTGAAGTCACCTTCCCGGGCTGCTCGTGCCGCAGCAGCTCCTGCGCGGCTGCCGAGTGCCCCTGCCTGAGCCGCGGGCACAACTGCAGCAGCCCGCGCCTCgggctgccagagcagcacGAGCAGCCCTTCTCCAGGCCCGTGTTTGAGTGcaacagcctgtgctgctgtggggagggCTGCCAGAACAGGCTGGTGCAGCGGGGGCTGCAGCTGCGGCTGCAGGTGTTCCGCACgcagaggaagggctggggggtgCGCGCGCTGGAGCCCGTCCCCAGGGGCAGCTTCGTGTGCGAGTATGCTGGGGAGGTGCTGGGCTTTGCTGAGGCCCAGAGGAGGATCCAGGCCCAGAGCCCACAGGAGCCAAACTACATCATAGCAGTGAGGGAGCACCTGCACGACGGGCGGGTCATGGAGACCTTCGTGGATCCCACCCGCATCGGGAACGTGGGCAGGTTCCTGAACCACTCCTGTGAACCCAATCTCTTCATGGTGCCAGTGAGAGTTGACTCCATGGTGCCCAAACTGGCGCTTTTTGCAGCCGCTGATATTTctgctggagaggaactttCATACGATTACTCTGGAAGATTCCATAATTcaccaggagccagcagagaaCACAAACCTCTGGAGGAAGAGAACAGCCTGAGAAAACCTTGCTACTGTGGTTCCCGCACGTGTGCTTCCTTCTTACCTTGGGACAGCTCCCTCTTTTCCACACCAGCCAGTTCTCCGTAG